The Longimicrobiaceae bacterium genome has a segment encoding these proteins:
- a CDS encoding PAS domain S-box protein, with protein MTPDPPHAADPERIAELRRSGLLDTPAEEDFDRLARLAATVLEVPVALVSLVDHDRQFFKSTVGLPEGWVQERETSLSGSLCRYVAGTGDALVVPDARGHPVLGKSPAVQEMGLVSYAGVPLSASDGYPLGVFCVLDARPRAWTERELEILRNLSTSVVTEIELRRDASIRAAMQEELRHERDFVVQVVNTMGQGLTVSDPDGRFRFVNPQLGRMLGRDPAALLGARAEEVIPPEDHEALLQARAQWRAGETATYEVRLLRADGGSVPCLATSAPRLEDGAVVGSITVFSNLTQRKRTEEKLRRSEEQFRQFVEAASDVIYRADLEGRFTYANPAAARILGFGEEEMVGSTYLHLVREDWRERTREFYRRQVRERLSSSYYEFPVVTRDGREVWIGQNVQLVMEGDRPVGWQAVARDITGRREIDRMKDEFISVASHELRTPLASMRGSLGLVASGLTGALDERGKRLVEIALQNTDRLVRLVDDILDTERIAAGKLPVEPRPVPAAELMERAADTLREPAERAGLALRVEPLDATLLADPDRVIQTLTNLLANAVKFSPAGGTVRLDARRRGGRVLFRVADQGPGIPHDRRETVFEPFRQLDSSDSRRKGGTGLGLAICRSIVREHGGEIWVEDAPGGGSVFCFTLPALASPS; from the coding sequence ATGACCCCCGATCCTCCCCACGCGGCGGACCCCGAGCGCATCGCCGAGCTCCGGCGCAGCGGCCTCCTGGACACCCCCGCGGAAGAAGACTTCGACCGCCTCGCGCGCCTGGCGGCCACGGTCCTGGAGGTCCCCGTCGCGCTGGTGTCGCTGGTGGACCACGACCGCCAGTTCTTCAAGAGCACGGTGGGGCTCCCCGAGGGGTGGGTGCAGGAGCGGGAGACGTCGCTCTCCGGCTCGCTCTGCAGGTACGTGGCCGGCACGGGAGACGCGCTGGTGGTGCCGGACGCCCGCGGGCACCCCGTGCTGGGGAAGAGCCCCGCCGTCCAGGAGATGGGCCTGGTCTCCTACGCGGGCGTCCCCCTCTCCGCCTCCGACGGCTACCCGCTGGGCGTCTTCTGCGTCCTGGACGCGCGCCCGCGGGCGTGGACCGAGCGGGAGCTGGAGATCCTGCGCAACCTGAGCACCTCCGTGGTCACGGAGATCGAGCTGCGGCGCGACGCCTCCATCCGCGCCGCGATGCAGGAGGAGCTGCGCCACGAGCGCGACTTCGTGGTGCAGGTGGTGAACACCATGGGGCAGGGGCTCACCGTGTCGGACCCGGACGGGCGCTTCCGCTTCGTGAACCCGCAGCTCGGGCGGATGCTGGGGCGCGACCCCGCCGCGCTCCTGGGCGCGCGGGCGGAGGAGGTGATCCCCCCGGAGGACCACGAGGCGCTCCTGCAGGCGCGCGCGCAGTGGCGCGCCGGGGAGACGGCCACCTACGAGGTGCGCCTCCTCCGCGCCGACGGCGGCTCCGTCCCCTGCCTGGCGACGAGCGCCCCGCGGCTGGAGGACGGGGCGGTGGTGGGCTCCATCACCGTGTTCAGCAACCTCACGCAGCGCAAGCGCACCGAGGAGAAGCTGCGGCGGAGCGAGGAGCAGTTCCGCCAGTTCGTGGAGGCGGCCAGCGACGTCATCTACCGCGCCGACCTGGAGGGCCGCTTCACCTACGCCAACCCCGCCGCCGCGCGCATCCTGGGCTTCGGCGAGGAGGAGATGGTCGGGTCCACCTACCTGCACCTGGTGCGCGAGGACTGGCGCGAGCGGACGCGGGAGTTCTACCGCCGCCAGGTCCGCGAGCGGCTCTCCAGCAGCTATTACGAGTTCCCCGTGGTGACCCGCGACGGGCGCGAGGTGTGGATCGGGCAGAACGTGCAGCTCGTCATGGAGGGCGACCGCCCCGTGGGGTGGCAGGCGGTGGCCCGCGACATCACCGGCCGGCGCGAGATCGACCGGATGAAGGACGAGTTCATCTCCGTGGCGAGCCACGAGCTGCGGACCCCGCTGGCCTCCATGCGCGGCTCGCTGGGGCTGGTGGCGAGCGGGCTCACCGGCGCGCTGGACGAGCGTGGGAAGCGGCTGGTGGAGATCGCCCTGCAGAACACCGACCGGCTGGTGCGGCTGGTGGACGACATCCTGGACACGGAGCGGATCGCCGCCGGGAAGCTCCCGGTGGAGCCGCGCCCGGTGCCCGCCGCGGAGCTGATGGAGCGCGCCGCGGACACCCTGCGCGAGCCCGCCGAGCGCGCCGGCCTCGCCCTCCGGGTGGAGCCGCTGGACGCGACCCTCCTGGCGGACCCGGACCGGGTGATCCAGACGCTCACGAACCTGCTCGCCAACGCGGTGAAGTTCTCCCCCGCCGGGGGCACGGTGCGCCTGGACGCCCGGCGGCGCGGGGGGAGGGTCCTCTTCCGCGTGGCGGACCAGGGCCCGGGGATCCCGCACGACCGGCGCGAGACCGTGTTCGAGCCCTTCCGGCAGCTCGACTCCTCCGACTCCCGCCGCAAGGGGGGCACGGGGCTGGGCCTGGCGATCTGCCGGAGCATCGTCCGGGAGCACGGCGGCGAGATCTGGGTGGAGGACGCGCCCGGCGGCGGGAGCGTGTTCTGCTTCACCCTCCCCGCCCTCGCGTCCCCCTCCTGA
- a CDS encoding DUF5683 domain-containing protein translates to MKNPGTAAVLSFLIPGLGQVYNGTIWRALFWLIITPGLWIGTGGLLGWVCHVISAWTAHSYARDHAYD, encoded by the coding sequence ATGAAGAACCCCGGCACGGCTGCCGTTCTGAGCTTTCTGATCCCCGGCCTCGGGCAGGTCTACAACGGGACGATCTGGCGGGCCCTCTTCTGGCTGATCATCACCCCGGGCCTGTGGATCGGCACCGGCGGGCTGCTGGGCTGGGTGTGCCACGTCATCTCGGCCTGGACGGCGCACTCCTACGCCCGCGACCACGCGTACGACTGA
- a CDS encoding HPP family protein: protein MTNEMASLEPSGRASRKLRRRLTLKGELMLALLPTLTVLAVLGFVEVLSEQRLLFASLASSAFLIYLDPQHGTNSVRTLTVSQLMAAGIGWTAYVVIGSGYLGAGGAMVATIFLMILLDVVHPPAVATAMSFALRAGGVSNLVLFGMSVGITAMLVITERVAVWLLARYPAR from the coding sequence ATGACGAACGAGATGGCGAGCCTGGAGCCGAGCGGGAGAGCGAGCCGAAAGCTCCGCCGCCGGCTGACCCTGAAGGGGGAGCTGATGCTGGCCCTCCTTCCCACCCTCACGGTTCTGGCGGTGCTCGGGTTCGTGGAGGTTCTGAGCGAGCAGCGCCTCCTCTTCGCGTCGCTGGCCTCCAGCGCCTTCCTCATCTACCTGGACCCGCAGCACGGCACCAACTCGGTCCGGACGCTCACCGTCTCCCAGCTCATGGCCGCGGGGATCGGGTGGACCGCGTACGTCGTGATCGGGTCGGGCTACCTGGGGGCCGGCGGAGCGATGGTGGCCACCATCTTCCTGATGATCCTCCTGGACGTGGTGCACCCCCCGGCGGTCGCCACCGCCATGAGCTTCGCGCTGCGGGCGGGAGGCGTCAGCAACCTGGTCCTCTTCGGGATGTCGGTGGGGATCACGGCGATGCTGGTGATCACGGAGCGCGTGGCCGTCTGGCTCCTGGCCCGCTACCCGGCGCGCTGA